GGCGGAAAAGACCATGAACGCCACCGGCCAGGTGGGCGAGCGCATCCGGGCCATCCAGCGGGCCACGCGCGGCTTTGTGGACAGCACCGCCACCGTGGCCGGGGCGGTGCGCGAAAGCGACGCGCTGGCCACCCGCTCCGGCGGGGCGCTGGACGACATCCTGGCCCGCATCGGCGATTCCGGCGGCGAGGTGCGGGCCATCGCCGCCATGGCAGAGGCGCAGGCGCGCGGCGGTGCGGACGTGGAACGCGCCGTGGCCGAGGTGGACGCCATCGCCCGCGAAACCGCGCAGGGCATGGCGGAATCGGCCCATGCCGTGACCGGGCTTTCGCGCCTGGCCGGTGAACTGCAACGCGCCATGGACGGCATGGCCTGCGATGGTGATGGCGCAACCCACTGCGATGACGGGGAATCCTTGGTGTGACGCCGTACGTGCGCGGCGTGCGGCACGGGAAAATGGCGCGACACAGGATTGTAACGGTCGTCACAACAGGCCGTAACCTGCGCTGGCTACTTCTTGTGGCGCGTTGACGCTGAACCGCACACAATTACCCCCAACCGGGAATCGTCAGGGAGGCTTGCAATGAAGTCGATCAAGAAAGTGGCGCTGGCCGCCGCGCTCGTGCTGTCGCTGGCCGGTGTGGCCGAAGCCCGCGACCAGGTCCGCATCGTGGGCTCCAGCACCGTGTATCCCTTCTCCAGCGCCGTGGCCGAGGAATTCGGCGCCACCAACAAGCAGTTCAAGTCGCCCGTGGTCGAATCCACCGGTTCCGGCGGCGGGCACAAGCTGTTCTACGCGGGCGTGGGCCCCGATACCCCGGACATCACCAACTCTTCCCGCCGCATGAAGGTCGAGGAACTGGAAACCAACATCAAGAACGGTGTCACCGAGATCACCGAAGCCAAGATCGGCTTCGACGGCATCGTCATCGCCCAGAACATCGGCAACGCCGACATGGACCTTTCGCTGAAGGACCTGGCCCTGGCCGTGCTGGAGGAAGTGCCCGTGGACGGCAAGCTGGCGCCCAACCCCTACAAGACCTGGAAGCAGCTGAACCCGGCCCTGCCCGACCGCAAGATCGTCATCTACGGCCCGCCCGCCACCTCCGGCACCCGCGACGCCTTCATCGAAATGGTGGTAGAAAAGTTCACCGGCAAGGACGAGACCTTCAAGGCCGTGCTGGGCAAGGATGCCGCGCAGTACAAGAAGATCCGCCAGGACGGCCCCTACGTGCCCGCCGGTGAAAACGACAACCTCATCGTGCAGAAGCTGACCAAGGACACCGAGGCCGTGGGCATCTTCGGCTACAGCTTCCTGGCCGAGAACAAGGACCGCATCAAGGGCTGCACCGTGGTCGGCAACGCGCCCACCTTCGATGCCATTTCCTCGGGCAAGTACCCCATCTCCCGCGCGCTGTTCTTCTACGTGAAGGACGCCCACGTGGGTAAGATTCCCGGCCTGAAGGAATACGTGGAACTGTTCATGTCCGAAAAGATGATCGGCGATGCCGGCTACCTGAAGACCATCGGGCTCATTCCGCTGCCCGCCGCCGAACGCGAAAAGGTGCGCAAGGACGTGACCGGCTTCAAGAAGCTGACCGCCGAAGACCTGAAGTAGCAACAAGCCGCACGCGCCGGGGAAGGGATGCGCCTTCCCCGGCCTTCACCATTTCCGGGGGGCGCGTACCCCCCGGCCAACGGGAACGCACATGACCATGGGAAGCGCGTTGCAGATGGCCCTGATGGCCATATTGCCGCTTTCGGTGCTGGCGTACATGGCAGCCCGCCGCAGGGCGGGGGCCGACAATGCGCGGGGCACGGAATTCCATTCGCCGCTCGTGTACTACGGGTGGTATTCGTGCCTGTGGGTGGCCCTGCCGTCCATGGGGCTGTTCGTGCTGGCGGGGCTGCTGCACCTGCTGCACATCGCCACCGTGCCCGGCCCTGTGCTGGCGGGCGGGGGCGTGGCGCTGGCCGCGTTCGGCCTAGTGTGGTCGCAACGGGCCATCGGGCGCGACTTCCGCGCCATCCAACGGGTGGAAGGCGTGGTGCGCTGGGCGCTCATCGGGGCCTCGTGCATTTCCATCCTCATCACCATCGGCATCGTGGTCTCGGTGGTGTTCGAGGCCATGCAGTTCTTCCGGCTGGTGAACCTGTGGGACTTCCTGACCGGCACCAAGTGGAGCCCGGAAACGGCCTTCCTGATTTCCTCGGGCCGGGCCGACGGCAACGTGGCCACGCCGGAATTCGGTTCGCTGCCGCTGTTCGCGGGCACCTTCTACATCACCGCAGTGGCCATGTTGGTGGCCGTGCCCATGGGGCTGTTCGCGGCGGTGTACATGGCCGAATACGCCAGCAAGCGGGTGCGCCGCATCGCCAAGCCCGCGCTGGAAATCCTGGCGGGCATCCCCACCGTGGTCTACGGGTTCTTCGCGGCCATCACGGTCAGCCCGTTCATCGTGCACCTGGCGGAACTGGTGGGGCTGGAGGCGGAATACACCAACGCCCTCGCTCCCGGTCTGGTGATGGGGGTGATGATCATTCCCCTTGTGTCCTCGCTGTCGGACGACGTGATCAACGCCGTGCCGCAGGCCATGCGCGAAGGTTCGTACGCGCTGGGCGCCACCACGTCCGAGACCATCCGCAAGGTGGTGCTGCCCGCCGCCCTGCCGGGCGTGGTTTCCGCCGTGCTGCTGGCCGTGTCGCGCGCGGTGGGCGAAACCATGATCGTGGTCATGGCCGCCGGGCTCATGCCCAACCTGACGTGGAACCCGCTGAAGAGCATGACCACGGTTACCGTGAGCATCGTGGATTCTCTGACCGGCGACCAGGCCTTCGACAGCCCGCAGACCCTTTCGGCCTTCGGGCTGGGCCTTGTGCTGCTGGTGCTGACGCTGGTGCTCAACGTGGTGTCGCTGGTGGTCATCCGCAAGTTCCGCGAACAGTACGAGTAGGGGGGGCAGCATGGCATCATTGTTCGGCATCGACGAAAAGAAGCTGCTGCGCAAGCGGCGCGCGGCGGAAACGCGCTTTCGCCTGTGCGCCATATCCGCGCTGTTTCTGGCCGGGGCGTTTCTGGTGTTCTTTCTGTTCGACATCGGGCGCAAGGGCTACCCCGCCTTCCAGCAGGCGGAACTGCTGGTGGCCGTGAACTACACGGTCGAGGCGCACGACAACCCCTACGCCGCCATGGACCCGGATACGGTGCAGGTCGTCTCGCGCAGCTTCACCCGGCTCATCCCGTCCATGATGGCCGAGAACAGCAGGCTCATCGGCACCACGCAAGAGGTGTGGGTGCTGGCCAGCGCAGACACCGACCAGTACCTGAAGGGGCGCCCCAACCGGCTGAAGCCCAGGCATCAGGCGCTGGTGGACACCATGCGCCAGGAAGGCAAGGCACGGCTGGCCTTCAACTGGGGGTTCTTCGAGTCGGGCGATTCCAAGCTGCCGGAACTGGCGGGCATCCGCGCGGCGGCCATCGGCTCGCTGTACGTGCTGCTGATAACCCTGGCCATCAGCTTTCCCGTGGGGGTGATGTGCGCGGTGTACCTGGAGGAATTTGCGCCGGACAACCGGCTGACCCAGATCATCGAGGTGAACATCAACAACCTGGCGGCCATCCCGTCCATCCTGTACGGGCTGCTGGGGCTGGCCATCTTCATCAACTTCATGGGGGTGGCCCGGTCGTCGGCCCTGGTGGGCGGGCTTACCCTGTCGCTGATGACCCTGCCCGCCATCATCATCAGCACGCGGGCGGCCATCCGGTCCATACCCCCGTCCATCCGCGAGGCGGCGCTGGCCCTTGGGGCAACGCCGTTGCAGGTGGTGTGGCACCACGTGCTGCCGTTGTCGCTGCCGGGCATCCTGACCGGCACCATCATCGGCCTGGCCCGCGCCATGGGCGAAACCGCGCCCCTGCTCATCGTGGGCATGATGGCCTACATCCCGGAAGCGCCGGAAAACTTCAACAGCGCGGCCACGGTGCTGCCCGCCCAGATATTCACCTGGGCGTCGGATTCGCAGCGGGCCTTTTCCGAGCGCACCGCGGCGGGCATTCTGGTGCTGCTGGTGCTGCTGCTGGGCATGAACGCCACGGCCATCTGGCTGCGCAACAAGTATGAGCGCAAGTGGTAGGATGCGACGGACGGTGCCCGGCGAGTGTCGGGACGGAAAATGAAGAATGAGGACGGCGGCTCCGCGAGGGGCCGCCGTTTTTGTCCGTCATCATGTTTGGCCGGTTGGTGCTTGAAGCGTTTATTGCGTGAAGTAGGCAGGCTGTATGAAGGTACGTGCCCTTTTTGGCCGGTTTGCTGGCTGGTTTCACGTGTGGTGCGTTGAAGGGAAATCTGACTGTCTTCTGACAGGGAGTCGTAGGTTGCGTACCTTTTATTGACTTCGATTTTCAATTTCAATACACAGGGGGTGCCGCCGACGAGGCCCACCCCGCACCGATGACGCCGCCCCCCTGCGCCATGACCGCGAGGCAAACGGGCCGCAACCCCCGTCGGCGTCACGCCTGCTCCG
This genomic window from Nitratidesulfovibrio sp. SRB-5 contains:
- a CDS encoding PstS family phosphate ABC transporter substrate-binding protein, which produces MKSIKKVALAAALVLSLAGVAEARDQVRIVGSSTVYPFSSAVAEEFGATNKQFKSPVVESTGSGGGHKLFYAGVGPDTPDITNSSRRMKVEELETNIKNGVTEITEAKIGFDGIVIAQNIGNADMDLSLKDLALAVLEEVPVDGKLAPNPYKTWKQLNPALPDRKIVIYGPPATSGTRDAFIEMVVEKFTGKDETFKAVLGKDAAQYKKIRQDGPYVPAGENDNLIVQKLTKDTEAVGIFGYSFLAENKDRIKGCTVVGNAPTFDAISSGKYPISRALFFYVKDAHVGKIPGLKEYVELFMSEKMIGDAGYLKTIGLIPLPAAEREKVRKDVTGFKKLTAEDLK
- the pstC gene encoding phosphate ABC transporter permease subunit PstC; this translates as MTMGSALQMALMAILPLSVLAYMAARRRAGADNARGTEFHSPLVYYGWYSCLWVALPSMGLFVLAGLLHLLHIATVPGPVLAGGGVALAAFGLVWSQRAIGRDFRAIQRVEGVVRWALIGASCISILITIGIVVSVVFEAMQFFRLVNLWDFLTGTKWSPETAFLISSGRADGNVATPEFGSLPLFAGTFYITAVAMLVAVPMGLFAAVYMAEYASKRVRRIAKPALEILAGIPTVVYGFFAAITVSPFIVHLAELVGLEAEYTNALAPGLVMGVMIIPLVSSLSDDVINAVPQAMREGSYALGATTSETIRKVVLPAALPGVVSAVLLAVSRAVGETMIVVMAAGLMPNLTWNPLKSMTTVTVSIVDSLTGDQAFDSPQTLSAFGLGLVLLVLTLVLNVVSLVVIRKFREQYE
- the pstA gene encoding phosphate ABC transporter permease PstA yields the protein MASLFGIDEKKLLRKRRAAETRFRLCAISALFLAGAFLVFFLFDIGRKGYPAFQQAELLVAVNYTVEAHDNPYAAMDPDTVQVVSRSFTRLIPSMMAENSRLIGTTQEVWVLASADTDQYLKGRPNRLKPRHQALVDTMRQEGKARLAFNWGFFESGDSKLPELAGIRAAAIGSLYVLLITLAISFPVGVMCAVYLEEFAPDNRLTQIIEVNINNLAAIPSILYGLLGLAIFINFMGVARSSALVGGLTLSLMTLPAIIISTRAAIRSIPPSIREAALALGATPLQVVWHHVLPLSLPGILTGTIIGLARAMGETAPLLIVGMMAYIPEAPENFNSAATVLPAQIFTWASDSQRAFSERTAAGILVLLVLLLGMNATAIWLRNKYERKW